The following proteins are encoded in a genomic region of Primulina huaijiensis isolate GDHJ02 chromosome 3, ASM1229523v2, whole genome shotgun sequence:
- the LOC140973042 gene encoding GPN-loop GTPase 3-like has protein sequence MGYAQLVIGPAGSGKSTYCSSLHQHCETVGRSVHIVNLDPAAENFDYPVAMDIRDLISLEDVMEDLGLGPNGGLIYCMEHLEENLDDWLTEELDNYLDDDYLVFDCPGQIELFSHVPVLKNFVEHLRRKNFNICVVYLLDSQFITDVTKFISGCMTSLSAMVQLELPHVNVLSKMDLVTNKRDIENYLNPEPRTLLAELNQRMAPQFGKLNKSLIDLVDQYSMVSFFPLDLRKESSIQYILSQIDNCIQYGEDADVKVKDFDPDND, from the exons ATGGGCTATGCACAACTAGTTATTGGCCCTGCTGGCAGCGGAAAG TCTACTTATTGTTCTAGCTTGCACCAACATTGTGAAACTGTTGGCCGCTCTGTGCATATTGTAAACTTAGATCCTGCTGCTGAGAACTTTGACTATCCTGTAGCCATGG ATATTAGGGACCTCATTTCTCTGGAGGATGTGATGGAGGATCTCGGATTGGGTCCAAATGGAGGCCTTATTTACTGCATGGA ACACCTTGaagaaaatttggatgattgGCTGACAGAAGAGTTAGATAACTACTTGGATGATGATTATTTAGTTTTTGACTGCCCAG GTCAGATAGAGCTCTTCTCCCATGTTCCTGTGCTGAAGAACTTTGTGGAGCATTTAAGAcgaaaaaatttcaatatatgtGTTGTATACTTACTCGATTCTCAG TTTATAACGGATGTAACCAAGTTTATAAGTGGTTGCATGACTTCACTTTCTGCCATGGTTCAACTGGAGCTACCTCATGTTAATGTTCTCTCCAAAATGGACCTTGTGACGAACAAGAGAGACATTGAAAA TTATTTAAACCCAGAACCTCGGACACTGCTGGCAGAGCTAAACCAGCGCATGGCTCCACAGTTTGGAAAGCTTAACAAATCTTTAATTGACTTG GTTGATCAGTATAGTATGGTGAGCTTTTTCCCCCTTGACCTGAGAAAAGAGAGCAG TATTCAGTACATATTGTCACAAATCGACAACTGCATTCAGTATGGAGAAGATGCAGATGTGAAGGTTAAGGATTTTGACCCTGACAATGATTGA
- the LOC140973037 gene encoding auxilin-related protein 1-like isoform X2 codes for MDDLDMLARDFGFGPRGKSNPMRSDPVDRSRPATQSSFDEPLFNDVFGGPSKYSSTLKSNANSNKQSAMNDFDYDSIFKSSEQKSNDSNSKKSSLPVYDKPVYDDDIFDGLPGLKSKPATTTAMFDTDSLGTDKSKNHHTDFDDLLGNLTRNEKVEQTNKSSSAKKTSASQNFDDLLDRFRSSNSATGDRPIPESTWGSVPAAGSKQRPGVADDPFVILESTSAKGSSSSRLFPDPLKETNKSEKSRSASAEVSPGSGKAFDDLDPLNNFGNSLHTYSTEREIGGKDVSPSRSTKSQSGTTREPKGNSSFGNSERNMEKKVPLDHFQEPPLFDVPNASFDFQKSSGHTTSSHIYHETGTEVDMAYSSSGQGQQYDEIWLIVSEIPLFTQPTNAPPPSRPPPPIPRQGTKLETSYFSSSSNKKNGDFFSPPSYTQSSQSPKLTPSAAQDKTVSQFDELEDFAKGFSRYSVDESTNLHSNEEANTFSAAAASAAAMKDAMDKAEAKFRYAKEVREREYAKVGKSKESVQIENEEQDCQDGELGETQERVDHEKKQKEEEERERRRLDREREIEREKARQAVERATREARERAAAEARERAAAEARLKSERAAVQRAQTEARERAAAEAKERAEKAAAGARERASATEAKERAERVAAEVRERAAAAEARERSAAAEAREKEAANKAAAAKVESEARRRAERAAFERAAAEARERAAADARERAAAAKANQRKNDNDLDSIFGMGRASSAPRAHENPTDSMFNQQFPNKGASEVTKKMSSGVSSNIKRASSTTNIIDDLSSIFGAPSSGEFQEVEGETAERQRARSEREQRTQERAAKALAEKNKRDIQAQRDQEERHRISETLDSEIKRWAAGKEGNLRALLSTLQYVLWPECGWQPVSLTDLIMGASVKKVYRKATLCIHPDKVQQKGATLQQKYIAEKVFDLLKEAWNKFNSEELF; via the exons ATGGATGACCTGGATATGCTGGCACGAGATTTCGGGTTTGGACCTCGAGGAAAATCGAACCCTATGAGGTCCGACCCGGTCGATCGTTCCCGTCCTGCCACCCAATCATCCTTTGACGAACCATTGTTCAACGACGTCTTTGGGGGCCCCTCCAAGTACTCCTCCACCTTAAAGTCCAATGCTAACAGCAACAAGCAATCGGCTATGAATGATTTCGATTATGATTCAATTTTCAAATCGTCGGAGCAAAAGAGCAACGATAGCAATAGTAAGAAATCGTCGCTACCTGTGTATGATAAGCCGGTATACGATGATGACATATTTGATGGGTTGCCAGGGTTGAAAAGCAAACCTGCAACTACAACGGCGATGTTTGATACTGATTCTTTGGGTACAGATAAGAGTAAAAACCATCACACGGATTTTGATGATCTATTGGGCAACTTGACGAGAAATGAAAAGGTTGAGCAGACCAACAAAAGCAGTAGTGCTAAGAAAACCTCAGCTTCACAAAATTTCGACGATTTGTTAGACAGGTTTCGAAGCAGCAATTCTGCTACTGGAGACAG ACCAATACCAGAGTCAACTTGGGGCTCTGTACCAGCTGCTGGTTCAAAGCAAAGGCCTGGTGTGGCGGATGATCCATTTGTCATTTTGGAATCAACTTCAGCCAAAGGTTCTTCATCGTCCAGGTTATTTCCAGATCCACTGAAGGAGACCAATAAGTCTGAAAAATCTAGGAGTGCAAGTGCTGAAGTCTCACCCGGTAGTGGTAAAGCATTTGATGACTTAGATCCACTAAATAATTTTGGAAACTCTTTGCACACATATTCCACTGAAAGGGAAATTGGAGGGAAGGATGTCAGTCCTTCGAGATCAACAAAATCACAATCTGGTACGACCAGAGAACCAAAGGGAAACTCCTCTTTTGGGAATTCAGAGAGAAATATGGAAAAGAAAGTTCCTCTTGACCACTTCCAGGAACCTCCTTTGTTTGATGTGCCAAATGCTTCATTTGATTTCCAGAAATCTTCTGGTCATACTacttcatctcatatatatcATGAAACAGGCACAGAGGTTGATATGGCTTATTCATCATCAGGGCAGGGACAACAATATGATGAAATATGGTTAATTGTATCAGAAATCCCCCTTTTCACGCAACCAACAAATGCTCCGCCTCCATCACGACCTCCTCCTCCTATTCCTCGGCAAGGTACAAAATTGGAAACAAGTTACTTTTCTTCAAGTTCAAACAAGAAGAATGGTGATTTCTTTTCACCTCCAAGTTACACTCAGTCTTCTCAAAGTCCCAAGCTCACTCCATCTGCTGCCCAGGATAAAACAGTTTCACAATTTGATGAACTTGAGGATTTTGCCAAGGGTTTTTCCAGATACAGCGTTGACGAAAGCACCAATCTTCATTCCAATGAAGAAGCAAATACCTTCTCTGCAGCTGCTGCATCTGCAGCTGCTATGAAGGATGCTATGGATAAAGCCGAGGCTAAATTTCGATATGCTAAGGAAGTACGTGAAAGAGAATACGCGAAGGTTGGAAAAAGTAAGGAATCAGTGCAGATTGAAAACGAGGAACAAGATTGTCAGGATGGAGAACTCGGGGAAACCCAGGAGAGGGTGGACCATGAAAAGAAACAAAAGGAAGAGGAAGAGAGAGAAAGGAGGAGACTTGATAGGGAGAGGGAGATTGAAAGGGAGAAGGCTAGACAAGCCGTGGAAAGGGCTACTAGGGAAGCACGTGAACGAGCAGCAGCTGAGGCACGTGAAAGAGCAGCAGCTGAGGCACGGCTAAAAAGTGAAAGAGCAGCAGTTCAGAGGGCACAAACTGAGGCCCGGGAAAGAGCTGCTGCAGAAGCTAAAGAGAGAGCAGAAAAGGCTGCTGCAGGAGCCCGGGAAAGGGCATCTGCTACAGAAGCTAAAGAAAGAGCAGAAAGGGTTGCTGCTGAAGTCAGGGAGAGAGCTGCTGCTGCTGAAGCTAGGGAGAGATCAGCTGCTGCTGAAGCTAGGGAAAAAGAAGCAGCAAATAAAGCTGCTGCAGCAAAGGTTGAATCCGAAGCTAGGCGTCGAGCTGAAAGGGCTGCTTTTGAAAGGGCTGCAGCTGAGGCTCGGGAGAGAGCTGCTGCAGACGCCCGAGAAAGGGCTGCAGCTGCAAAAGCAAATCAGCGGAAGAATGATAATGATCTTGATTCCATTTTCGGCATGGGTCGAGCAAGCAGTGCACCAAGGGCACACGAAAATCCAACT gATTCTATGTTCAATCAGCAATTTCCGAACAAGGGAGCATCTGAAGTTACAAAGAAGATGTCCAGTGGTGTTTCATCCAATATTAAGAGAGCTTCATCCACTACTAATATCATCGATGATCTATCTTCTATTTTTGGAG CCCCATCATCTGGAGAATTCCAAGAGGTCGAAGGGGAAACTGCAGAAAGACAAAGAGCTAGATCGGAGCGCGAACAACGCACTCAGGAGCGAGCG GCTAAAGCACTTGCTGAGAAGAATAAGAGGGACATTCAAGCTCAAAGGGATCAGGAAGAAAGACAT AGGATTTCTGAAACACTAGATAGTGAAATCAAGCGTTGGGCTGCTGGCAAAGAAGGAAATTTACGTGCTCTTCTGTCAACTTTGCAATAT GTGCTCTGGCCTGAATGTGGCTGGCAGCCTGTTTCATTGACGGATTTGATCATGGGTGCCTCTGTCAAAAAAGTATATAGGAAAGCTACTCTTTGCATTCATCCTGACAAGGTGCAGCAAAAGGGCGCTACTCTCCAACAGAAGTACATTGCCGAAAAGGTTTTTGACCTGCTCAAG
- the LOC140973040 gene encoding uncharacterized protein — translation MAASASPSGGQSDNSNGNTNNGNCGGGGKKNANGDAVKTNGGGLSVTENSAVGPAQTVLRHNPGISLDWTPEEQSTLEDLLAKNASETTIVRYAKIAQALQEKTVRDVALRCRWMNKKENGKRRKDDQNSSKKNKDKKEKITDSLPKSSQAPNRSNDPPYVSSMMSMDSDDGISYKMIGGSCGQLLEQNAQALDQISSNFATFKIHENINLFCEARNNILSIIDDCSDMPEVMKQMPPLPVKLNEDLANTILPRTPQPN, via the exons ATGGCTGCTAGTGCTAGCCCTTCAGGGGGTCAGAGTGACAATAGTAACGGGAATACCAACAACGGGAATTGCGGTGGTGGAGGTAAGAAGAATGCAAATGGCGATGCTGTCAAGACTAACGGCGGAGGTCTCTCGGTGACGGAGAACTCTGCGGTGGGTCCGGCTCAGACCGTCCTCCGCCACAATCCTGGCATATCGCTCGATTGGACCCCCGAAGAACAGTCTACGCTCGAAGATTTACTTGCGAA AAATGCCTCAGAAACCACAATAGTTCGATATGCTAAAATTGCCCAGGCATTACAAGAGAAGACAGTTCGGGATGTTGCGTTAAGATGCAGATGGATGAAT aaaaaagaaaatggaaaGAGAAGGAAAGATGATCAAAATTCTTCGAAGAAGAATAAAGACAAAAAG GAAAAGATTACAGATTCACTGCCAAAATCTTCTCAAGCTCCAAATCGCTCCAATGATCCTCCGTATGTTTCTTCAATGATGTCGATGGACAGTGATGATGGAATCTCATACAAGA TGATTGGTGGTTCCTGTGGACAACTTCTTGAGCAAAATGCTCAGGCCTTGGATCAAATTTCTTCCAACTTTGCTACTTTCAAG ATTCATGAGAACATCAATCTCTTCTGTGAAGCTCGAAATAATATCCTTTCTATCATAGATGA CTGTAGTGACATGCCAGAAGTGATGAAGCAGATGCCCCCACTTCCTGTAAAGCTGAATGAAGATCTTGCTAATACCATTCTTCCTCGAACACCCCAGCCAAATTAA
- the LOC140973041 gene encoding large ribosomal subunit protein uL18-like, whose product MVFVKAQKTRAYFKRFQVKFKRRRQGKTDYRARIRLINQDKNKYNTPKYRVVVRFTNKDIIAQVVSASIAGDHILGSAYSHELPHYGLEVGLTNYAAAYCTGLLLARRVLKKLEMDKDYEGNVEATGENYSVEAAESRRPFRALLDVGLLRTTTGNRVFGALKGALDGGLDIPHSDKRFAGFNKDKQLLDPEVHRKYIYGGHVSSYMNNLMEDEPDKYQSHFSRFIKKGIESENMEEMYKKVHAAIRADPAKTKSVKPPSKSQHKRYNLKKLTYEERREKLIQRLNALNSAEAHKEDEDDDE is encoded by the exons ATG GTCTTTGTCAAGGCGCAGAAGACGAGAGCCTACTTCAAACGGTTCCAAGTTAAATTCAAGAGAAGGAGGC aggGGAAGACTGACTATCGGGCAAGGATTCGACTGATCAACCAGGACAAGAATAAGTACAACACTCCGAAATATCGCGTTGTCGTGCGATTT ACCAATAAAGATATAATTGCCCAAGTTGTCTCTGCAAGCATTGCTGGTGACCACATCCTTGGTTCTGCTTATTCCCATGAGCTGCCTCACTATGGCCTTGAAGTCGGCCTCACCAATTATGCTGCTG CGTACTGCACTGGACTTCTGCTCGCTCGTAGAGTTCTGAAAAAGCTTGAAATGGACAAGGATTATGAAGGAAATGTTGAG GCCACTGGAGAGAATTATTCTGTTGAAGCAGCCGAAAGCAGAAGGCCTTTTCGTGCTCTCCTCGATGTCGGACTTTTAAGAACTACCACTGGAAATCGGGTTTTTGGTGCCCTCAAG GGAGCTCTGGATGGCGGACTCGACATCCCTCATAGTGATAAAAGGTTTGCTGGATTTAACAAGGACAAGCAGCTACTTGACCCTGAAGTCCATAGGAAATACATCTATGGAGGGCACGTTTCGTCCTACATGAAT AATTTGATGGAAGATGAGCCCGATAAGTACCAATCTCACTTTAGCAGGTTTATTAAAAAGGGTATTGAGTCAGAGAACATGGAGGAGATGTACAAGAAGGTTCATGCTGCCATTCGTGCTGATCCAGCAAAAACGAAATCCGTAAAACCACCATCGAAGTCGCAGCACAAGAG ATACAACCTTAAGAAGCTAACTTATGAGGAGAGGAGGGAGAAACTGATCCAGAGGTTGAATGCTCTGAATTCTGCAGAAGCTCACAAAGAAGACGAGGATGATGACGAGTGA
- the LOC140973038 gene encoding cytochrome b561 and DOMON domain-containing protein At3g07570-like, with amino-acid sequence MASLKDNPFLLILILCSFILYAHSQSSNSCDSPLNLVNPLPFDTSSFQCVVVWSAQSFVLRYVQASPNVWSFVLSAPNPNSYVAMGFSPDGQMVGSSAVVGWVEADGTLNIKRYYLGGQSSDAVTLDSSDSRLKISNSSIQLVQNQIYMAFQVTSDKPTMNLLYSFGPRGRLPASTSYTLVEHQERISTSLNYATGQFATTQKTAEASLRRSHGILNMLGWGILMPIGVMVARYMRQWDPIWFYSHVAIQSCGFVLGVIGVICGFVLQNRLKTPVKRHKGIGVFILVLGCLQVIAFLARPDKASKVRKYWNWYHFIVGRVLIFAAAVNVFYGIHLGKAGAGWNAGFASVLVLFFIITLILELRACTRK; translated from the exons ATGGCAAGTCTCAAGGACAATCCCTTCTTGTTAATCCTCATTCTATGTTCTTTTATATTATATGCGCACtcacaatcatcaaattcttgcGATTCTCCACTCAACCTCGTAAACCCACTCCCTTTCGACACTTCTTCCTTCCAATGTGTTGTCGTGTGGAGCGCTCAAAGCTTTGTCCTCAGG TATGTGCAAGCATCACCAAACGTATGGAGCTTTGTGCTGTCGGCACCGAATCCAAATTCATACGTAGCGATGGGATTCTCACCCGACGGGCAAATGGTGGGCTCGAGTGCCGTAGTTGGTTGGGTTGAAGCCGATGGTACACTCAACATAAAAAGGTACTATCTAGGAGGGCAATCATCAGATGCTGTCACACTGGACTCATCCGACAGTAGactaaaaatctcaaactcatcAATCCAACTGGTACAAAACCAAATTTACATGGCTTTTCAAGTGACCTCCGACAAGCCCACCATGAATCTGCTATACTCGTTTGGGCCACGGGGACGGTTACCCGCCTCAACCAGTTACACACTCGTCGAGCATCAAGAGAGGATCTCCACTTCCTTAAACTACGCTACAG GTCAATTTGCGACTACACAAAAAACCGCAGAAGCGAGTCTCAGGAGAAGCCATGGAATCTTGAACATGTTGGGTTGGGGTATTCTGATGCCGATAGGCGTAATGGTTGCAAGATACATGAGACAATGGGATCCCATTTGGTTCTATTCTCATGTCGCTATTCAATCTTGCGGATTCGTCTTGGGAGTCATCGGGGTAATCTGTGGTTTCGTCCTGCAAAATCGTCTCAAAACACCAGTTAAAAGGCACAAAGGCATCGGCGTTTTCATCCTCGTACTCGGATGTCTACAG GTGATTGCTTTCTTGGCTAGGCCAGACAAGGCATCCAAAGTGAGGAAATATTGGAATTGGTATCACTTTATTGTGGGAAGAGTTTTGATATTTGCGGCGGCTGTCAATGTATTCTATGGCATACATTTGGGGAAGGCTGGGGCAGGATGGAATGCTGGTTTTGCTAGTGTTCTTGTCTTATTTTTCATCATCACTCTCATTCTAGAGTTGAGGGCTTGCACGAGGAAAtga
- the LOC140973037 gene encoding auxilin-related protein 1-like isoform X1: MDDLDMLARDFGFGPRGKSNPMRSDPVDRSRPATQSSFDEPLFNDVFGGPSKYSSTLKSNANSNKQSAMNDFDYDSIFKSSEQKSNDSNSKKSSLPVYDKPVYDDDIFDGLPGLKSKPATTTAMFDTDSLGTDKSKNHHTDFDDLLGNLTRNEKVEQTNKSSSAKKTSASQNFDDLLDRFRSSNSATGDRPIPESTWGSVPAAGSKQRPGVADDPFVILESTSAKGSSSSRLFPDPLKETNKSEKSRSASAEVSPGSGKAFDDLDPLNNFGNSLHTYSTEREIGGKDVSPSRSTKSQSGTTREPKGNSSFGNSERNMEKKVPLDHFQEPPLFDVPNASFDFQKSSGHTTSSHIYHETGTEVDMAYSSSGQGQQYDEIWLIVSEIPLFTQPTNAPPPSRPPPPIPRQGTKLETSYFSSSSNKKNGDFFSPPSYTQSSQSPKLTPSAAQDKTVSQFDELEDFAKGFSRYSVDESTNLHSNEEANTFSAAAASAAAMKDAMDKAEAKFRYAKEVREREYAKVGKSKESVQIENEEQDCQDGELGETQERVDHEKKQKEEEERERRRLDREREIEREKARQAVERATREARERAAAEARERAAAEARLKSERAAVQRAQTEARERAAAEAKERAEKAAAGARERASATEAKERAERVAAEVRERAAAAEARERSAAAEAREKEAANKAAAAKVESEARRRAERAAFERAAAEARERAAADARERAAAAKANQRKNDNDLDSIFGMGRASSAPRAHENPTDSMFNQQFPNKGASEVTKKMSSGVSSNIKRASSTTNIIDDLSSIFGAAPSSGEFQEVEGETAERQRARSEREQRTQERAAKALAEKNKRDIQAQRDQEERHRISETLDSEIKRWAAGKEGNLRALLSTLQYVLWPECGWQPVSLTDLIMGASVKKVYRKATLCIHPDKVQQKGATLQQKYIAEKVFDLLKEAWNKFNSEELF; encoded by the exons ATGGATGACCTGGATATGCTGGCACGAGATTTCGGGTTTGGACCTCGAGGAAAATCGAACCCTATGAGGTCCGACCCGGTCGATCGTTCCCGTCCTGCCACCCAATCATCCTTTGACGAACCATTGTTCAACGACGTCTTTGGGGGCCCCTCCAAGTACTCCTCCACCTTAAAGTCCAATGCTAACAGCAACAAGCAATCGGCTATGAATGATTTCGATTATGATTCAATTTTCAAATCGTCGGAGCAAAAGAGCAACGATAGCAATAGTAAGAAATCGTCGCTACCTGTGTATGATAAGCCGGTATACGATGATGACATATTTGATGGGTTGCCAGGGTTGAAAAGCAAACCTGCAACTACAACGGCGATGTTTGATACTGATTCTTTGGGTACAGATAAGAGTAAAAACCATCACACGGATTTTGATGATCTATTGGGCAACTTGACGAGAAATGAAAAGGTTGAGCAGACCAACAAAAGCAGTAGTGCTAAGAAAACCTCAGCTTCACAAAATTTCGACGATTTGTTAGACAGGTTTCGAAGCAGCAATTCTGCTACTGGAGACAG ACCAATACCAGAGTCAACTTGGGGCTCTGTACCAGCTGCTGGTTCAAAGCAAAGGCCTGGTGTGGCGGATGATCCATTTGTCATTTTGGAATCAACTTCAGCCAAAGGTTCTTCATCGTCCAGGTTATTTCCAGATCCACTGAAGGAGACCAATAAGTCTGAAAAATCTAGGAGTGCAAGTGCTGAAGTCTCACCCGGTAGTGGTAAAGCATTTGATGACTTAGATCCACTAAATAATTTTGGAAACTCTTTGCACACATATTCCACTGAAAGGGAAATTGGAGGGAAGGATGTCAGTCCTTCGAGATCAACAAAATCACAATCTGGTACGACCAGAGAACCAAAGGGAAACTCCTCTTTTGGGAATTCAGAGAGAAATATGGAAAAGAAAGTTCCTCTTGACCACTTCCAGGAACCTCCTTTGTTTGATGTGCCAAATGCTTCATTTGATTTCCAGAAATCTTCTGGTCATACTacttcatctcatatatatcATGAAACAGGCACAGAGGTTGATATGGCTTATTCATCATCAGGGCAGGGACAACAATATGATGAAATATGGTTAATTGTATCAGAAATCCCCCTTTTCACGCAACCAACAAATGCTCCGCCTCCATCACGACCTCCTCCTCCTATTCCTCGGCAAGGTACAAAATTGGAAACAAGTTACTTTTCTTCAAGTTCAAACAAGAAGAATGGTGATTTCTTTTCACCTCCAAGTTACACTCAGTCTTCTCAAAGTCCCAAGCTCACTCCATCTGCTGCCCAGGATAAAACAGTTTCACAATTTGATGAACTTGAGGATTTTGCCAAGGGTTTTTCCAGATACAGCGTTGACGAAAGCACCAATCTTCATTCCAATGAAGAAGCAAATACCTTCTCTGCAGCTGCTGCATCTGCAGCTGCTATGAAGGATGCTATGGATAAAGCCGAGGCTAAATTTCGATATGCTAAGGAAGTACGTGAAAGAGAATACGCGAAGGTTGGAAAAAGTAAGGAATCAGTGCAGATTGAAAACGAGGAACAAGATTGTCAGGATGGAGAACTCGGGGAAACCCAGGAGAGGGTGGACCATGAAAAGAAACAAAAGGAAGAGGAAGAGAGAGAAAGGAGGAGACTTGATAGGGAGAGGGAGATTGAAAGGGAGAAGGCTAGACAAGCCGTGGAAAGGGCTACTAGGGAAGCACGTGAACGAGCAGCAGCTGAGGCACGTGAAAGAGCAGCAGCTGAGGCACGGCTAAAAAGTGAAAGAGCAGCAGTTCAGAGGGCACAAACTGAGGCCCGGGAAAGAGCTGCTGCAGAAGCTAAAGAGAGAGCAGAAAAGGCTGCTGCAGGAGCCCGGGAAAGGGCATCTGCTACAGAAGCTAAAGAAAGAGCAGAAAGGGTTGCTGCTGAAGTCAGGGAGAGAGCTGCTGCTGCTGAAGCTAGGGAGAGATCAGCTGCTGCTGAAGCTAGGGAAAAAGAAGCAGCAAATAAAGCTGCTGCAGCAAAGGTTGAATCCGAAGCTAGGCGTCGAGCTGAAAGGGCTGCTTTTGAAAGGGCTGCAGCTGAGGCTCGGGAGAGAGCTGCTGCAGACGCCCGAGAAAGGGCTGCAGCTGCAAAAGCAAATCAGCGGAAGAATGATAATGATCTTGATTCCATTTTCGGCATGGGTCGAGCAAGCAGTGCACCAAGGGCACACGAAAATCCAACT gATTCTATGTTCAATCAGCAATTTCCGAACAAGGGAGCATCTGAAGTTACAAAGAAGATGTCCAGTGGTGTTTCATCCAATATTAAGAGAGCTTCATCCACTACTAATATCATCGATGATCTATCTTCTATTTTTGGAG CAGCCCCATCATCTGGAGAATTCCAAGAGGTCGAAGGGGAAACTGCAGAAAGACAAAGAGCTAGATCGGAGCGCGAACAACGCACTCAGGAGCGAGCG GCTAAAGCACTTGCTGAGAAGAATAAGAGGGACATTCAAGCTCAAAGGGATCAGGAAGAAAGACAT AGGATTTCTGAAACACTAGATAGTGAAATCAAGCGTTGGGCTGCTGGCAAAGAAGGAAATTTACGTGCTCTTCTGTCAACTTTGCAATAT GTGCTCTGGCCTGAATGTGGCTGGCAGCCTGTTTCATTGACGGATTTGATCATGGGTGCCTCTGTCAAAAAAGTATATAGGAAAGCTACTCTTTGCATTCATCCTGACAAGGTGCAGCAAAAGGGCGCTACTCTCCAACAGAAGTACATTGCCGAAAAGGTTTTTGACCTGCTCAAG